One genomic region from Leptospiraceae bacterium encodes:
- a CDS encoding DUF2141 domain-containing protein: protein MKILIFLIALLSGLFNCSSTQTVYDKEKKGELILKIDDLSSGNGFIRMIVFDEDGKEGYPGDSRSSVYACILPANISEEMVIQISDLPYGRYAIIYMHDENANAEFDLLLPKKEWLFFLPNWPVEGYGYSNVNRPSIGTPKFESASFILDKDSKTFELYTSYFWRRYGILSIALINALLSGG from the coding sequence ATGAAAATCTTAATATTCCTTATAGCTCTATTATCAGGATTATTTAACTGTTCTTCAACACAAACAGTATACGATAAAGAAAAAAAGGGAGAGCTTATTTTGAAAATAGATGATCTCTCAAGTGGAAATGGCTTTATACGTATGATAGTTTTTGACGAGGATGGAAAAGAAGGTTACCCGGGTGATTCGAGAAGTTCAGTATATGCCTGCATCCTTCCCGCGAATATCTCAGAGGAAATGGTGATTCAAATTTCAGACCTACCTTATGGACGTTATGCGATTATTTATATGCACGACGAAAACGCTAATGCCGAATTTGACCTATTACTTCCTAAAAAAGAATGGCTTTTCTTCCTTCCTAACTGGCCGGTGGAAGGCTATGGTTACAGCAATGTAAATAGACCGAGTATAGGAACACCCAAATTTGAATCGGCCAGTTTTATTCTGGATAAAGATTCAAAAACTTTTGAACTTTATACTTCCTATTTCTGGAGAAGGTATGGAATCCTTTCCATTGCTCTGATAAATGCTCTATTAAGCGGAGGATAA
- a CDS encoding LytTR family transcriptional regulator, which translates to MKQKIYNWVIINTLIAGFIYLLQLEFAKESIRNFNLLKFIDTLFSFQVISLFAMISSYHFASKLSPRSFSGILFVVIPVACLASFCGIGVLLLYHLIIYGPSSEVFHKDILINIFKNTSIITLIIAVIASRIEHLEKEKKHLHDKLENLHFPPDPPVKRTKSTSLCIKEGINMYTIQSSDIIYISSHGKNIVVHTIEKEYKKASLLSSIENSLPENFMRIHKSYIINLQRLSHIQYNKGGSYLAYLNDEEETVLPVGRKFAPHLKEKLKQS; encoded by the coding sequence ATGAAACAAAAAATATATAACTGGGTAATTATAAACACTCTGATAGCCGGTTTTATCTACCTATTACAATTGGAGTTTGCTAAAGAATCCATTCGTAATTTCAATCTCTTAAAATTTATAGATACCCTTTTTTCTTTCCAGGTAATTTCTTTATTTGCGATGATTTCCTCCTATCATTTTGCAAGCAAACTCAGTCCGAGAAGCTTTTCCGGTATTCTTTTCGTTGTAATTCCCGTAGCCTGCCTGGCCTCGTTTTGTGGAATAGGGGTCCTACTATTATACCACCTGATTATATACGGTCCTTCCTCTGAAGTTTTTCATAAAGACATTCTTATAAATATTTTTAAAAATACATCCATTATAACTCTCATAATAGCCGTGATTGCAAGCCGCATTGAACACCTCGAAAAAGAAAAGAAGCACCTCCATGATAAATTAGAAAACCTTCATTTTCCTCCTGACCCCCCTGTGAAACGTACAAAGTCTACAAGTCTCTGCATTAAGGAAGGTATAAATATGTATACAATACAGAGTTCAGATATTATTTACATTTCATCTCATGGTAAGAATATAGTCGTACATACTATAGAGAAGGAGTATAAAAAAGCCAGCTTACTTTCGAGCATCGAAAATAGTTTACCAGAAAACTTTATGCGGATTCACAAAAGCTATATCATAAACCTCCAAAGACTTTCCCATATCCAGTACAATAAGGGAGGGAGCTATCTGGCATACTTAAATGACGAAGAAGAAACTGTTCTGCCTGTAGGAAGAAAATTCGCCCCCCACTTAAAAGAAAAACTGAAACAATCGTAG
- a CDS encoding AAA family ATPase — protein MKRLPLGIQTFSKLILENHYYVDKTEFVYKLANIGTYFFLSRPRRFGKSSFLDTLKEAFEGNEKIFKGLFLEKNWDWSKKYPVIKISFGGGLMQTPEQVDEIIHGILRYNQRNLGISCEKGLPASVCLKELIEQSSKQFKEKVVVLIDEYDKPILDNIEKEETAIKIREILKGFYSVIKDSDSYIRFVFITGVSKFSKVNLFSGLNNLTDITLDPRFSTICGYTQNELEDTFQEQLSGISLEELKEWYNGYSFDGTKVYNPFDVLHLLDKRTFKNYWFETGTPTFLIKLIEKRKFPIPKLEDIELTETSLNSFDVGSIELEALLFQTGYLTIKEIERLGDMIIYHLVYPNKEVKSSLSDSILKYLANSFSTDKERNKSTLFKLLHKGDVGGLKELFHSFFASIPYNWYTGNTIADYEGYYASVFYTYFTATGVEVHVEDVTNLGRIDMVAILNGHCYVLEFKVNELTPKGSALAQIKEKKYHEKYIGYESSHLYSGSVKSIYLIGVEFNKTDRNITSFDWEEVVC, from the coding sequence ATGAAGCGGCTACCCCTGGGAATTCAGACATTTTCTAAACTTATTTTAGAAAACCACTATTACGTGGATAAAACAGAATTCGTCTATAAACTCGCTAATATAGGCACATACTTCTTTCTCTCCCGCCCCCGCAGGTTTGGAAAAAGTTCCTTTTTAGATACCCTGAAGGAAGCATTTGAAGGAAATGAAAAGATTTTCAAAGGTTTGTTTTTAGAAAAGAACTGGGACTGGTCTAAAAAATACCCTGTGATTAAAATCAGCTTTGGCGGAGGGCTTATGCAGACTCCCGAACAGGTTGATGAAATTATTCATGGTATTCTCCGTTACAACCAGAGAAATCTGGGCATATCCTGTGAGAAGGGATTGCCTGCATCTGTATGTTTGAAAGAATTAATTGAACAGAGTTCCAAACAATTTAAAGAAAAAGTAGTCGTTCTGATTGATGAATATGATAAACCCATTTTGGATAATATAGAAAAAGAAGAAACCGCTATCAAAATTAGAGAAATCTTAAAAGGGTTTTATTCTGTTATCAAAGATTCAGATTCTTACATCAGGTTTGTATTTATAACCGGTGTGAGTAAGTTTTCCAAAGTGAATCTATTTAGTGGCCTGAATAATCTAACAGACATTACCTTAGATCCACGTTTTTCTACTATTTGTGGATACACTCAGAATGAATTGGAAGATACCTTTCAGGAGCAACTTTCCGGTATTTCTCTGGAAGAGCTGAAAGAGTGGTACAATGGTTATAGTTTTGATGGAACAAAAGTATATAACCCCTTTGATGTATTGCATTTACTAGATAAAAGAACTTTTAAAAACTACTGGTTTGAAACGGGCACTCCTACTTTTTTAATCAAGCTCATCGAAAAAAGAAAATTCCCGATTCCAAAATTAGAGGATATAGAACTCACAGAGACTTCTTTAAATAGCTTTGATGTGGGTTCAATAGAACTCGAAGCTCTTTTGTTCCAAACCGGTTATTTGACGATTAAAGAAATAGAAAGATTAGGGGATATGATTATCTATCATTTAGTCTATCCCAATAAAGAAGTAAAGAGTAGCCTGAGTGATTCTATTTTGAAGTATCTTGCAAATAGCTTTAGTACGGATAAAGAAAGAAATAAAAGCACACTATTCAAATTATTACACAAAGGCGATGTTGGAGGATTAAAAGAACTGTTCCACTCCTTCTTCGCCTCGATTCCTTACAACTGGTATACGGGTAATACGATAGCCGACTACGAAGGCTACTATGCATCTGTCTTTTACACTTATTTCACAGCAACCGGTGTTGAGGTTCATGTGGAAGATGTAACCAATCTCGGCAGAATAGATATGGTTGCCATTCTCAATGGTCATTGCTATGTTTTGGAATTCAAGGTGAACGAACTAACACCAAAAGGTAGTGCCCTTGCGCAGATCAAAGAAAAAAAATACCACGAGAAATATATAGGTTATGAAAGTTCACACCTTTATTCCGGATCAGTAAAAAGCATATATCTAATCGGTGTGGAGTTCAACAAAACAGACAGAAACATCACGTCATTTGATTGGGAAGAGGTGGTATGCTAA
- a CDS encoding DUF2141 domain-containing protein — protein MKIGILFLLLGIVSPFSIFAEKPTTCELKIELKKVHNQKGNILIGIHNKKVKNFANSKPYKKIVIKANESLANVSLPCKKYAIALIHDENNNNKLDTNMIGIPKEGYGFSNNPPSNFGPPSYEKAEFTLKPGVNTIQIDLVYLME, from the coding sequence ATGAAAATCGGAATTTTATTTCTTTTACTGGGTATCGTATCCCCATTTAGTATCTTTGCAGAAAAACCCACAACCTGTGAGTTGAAAATAGAACTAAAAAAAGTTCATAACCAGAAAGGCAATATCTTAATAGGGATTCATAATAAAAAGGTTAAGAATTTTGCAAATTCAAAACCATACAAAAAAATTGTAATAAAGGCAAATGAATCGCTTGCAAATGTAAGCTTACCCTGCAAAAAATATGCTATCGCCCTTATTCATGATGAGAATAACAATAATAAGTTAGACACAAACATGATAGGGATTCCCAAAGAAGGATATGGTTTTTCTAATAATCCACCGTCTAATTTCGGACCACCGAGCTATGAAAAAGCAGAGTTTACATTGAAGCCCGGCGTAAATACGATTCAAATTGATTTAGTTTACCTGATGGAATAA
- a CDS encoding DUF1566 domain-containing protein, with protein sequence MTDSITGLIWQKCGLGRNNDSSCSDDTGVADITSWQSAIDYCNNLNLGSITNWRLPNRNELQSIVDYTTDSPAIDTTAFPATASTYYWSSTTKSSFTGTAWYVDFDEGKIYQGFKTSSYDVRCVSGP encoded by the coding sequence ATAACAGATTCGATTACAGGGCTTATCTGGCAGAAGTGTGGACTTGGCAGAAATAATGATTCAAGTTGTAGTGATGATACAGGAGTAGCAGATATCACCTCATGGCAATCTGCGATAGACTATTGTAATAATTTAAATCTTGGTTCAATAACAAACTGGAGACTACCCAATCGAAATGAGTTGCAAAGCATTGTAGATTATACTACAGATAGCCCTGCAATCGATACTACTGCTTTTCCTGCAACAGCCTCTACCTATTATTGGAGTTCTACTACGAAGTCGAGTTTTACTGGTACCGCGTGGTACGTCGATTTCGATGAAGGCAAAATCTACCAGGGCTTTAAGACGAGTAGTTATGATGTTCGTTGTGTATCCGGACCGTAG
- a CDS encoding DUF2141 domain-containing protein has translation MKNLIFLSILLLGSILNCASVEPLFTPLEKSAEIRISIKGVRSEGGYLNVVAFDKEERFMKFDKAIIMAYRKAYKPEMNFIFKGKFFEGEYAFLCYHDENGNGSLDTFKSGIPREGFGISNNTKSMPNWEQAKFKVTNEMESVSIQITYTDN, from the coding sequence ATGAAAAATCTAATATTTTTAAGTATTCTTTTGTTGGGAAGCATATTAAATTGTGCTTCTGTTGAACCACTCTTTACGCCCTTAGAAAAAAGTGCCGAAATCCGTATTAGTATAAAAGGTGTGCGAAGCGAAGGAGGATATTTAAATGTTGTAGCCTTTGACAAAGAAGAAAGGTTCATGAAATTTGATAAAGCTATTATCATGGCATACAGGAAAGCTTACAAACCTGAAATGAATTTTATTTTCAAGGGTAAGTTCTTTGAAGGAGAATACGCTTTTCTTTGTTATCATGATGAAAATGGTAATGGCAGTTTGGATACTTTTAAGTCCGGGATTCCCAGAGAAGGTTTCGGAATAAGTAATAATACAAAAAGTATGCCCAACTGGGAACAAGCTAAATTTAAAGTTACAAATGAAATGGAAAGTGTTTCAATACAGATTACTTATACAGATAATTAG
- a CDS encoding IS66 family transposase codes for MLESLPDDILTLKQKILDLSAEKNSIEEKFKNSQNKILQLENEIKDYRRILFGAKSEKMSLLEYEQYLLFNEAEHGLDDESELFEGLKESHVREHRRKGRRKISKDIPRKEIVHDVEEEEKICNCGCRMHQLPDEISENLVMIPAKLYVERHIYRRYACKGCEGDERDEAGKIILTAKRPESLLPGSILSPSLMAYVLVSKVVDHIPFYRMSKIFYRYGLEIPRATISNWVVGVYEKYKEFFSFLNKYLLKGPIIGIDETSLQVFKEAGRKNTTKSFMWVLRGGTVSKRIILFQYSPTRSAEFLKNELKDYTGFVQTDGYESYDTHLASNENIILSECMAHVRRKFYKLYHSTKDRVAAKVLYLIKKLYEVEKQIKKLELYEKEEYQKIVEIRQTKAKPVFLELEAYLKEQAIRLPKEFGVGKPIQYALNRWEKLRPYLQHGEIYIDNNFVENAIRPFVVGRKNWMFSGSPRGAEATAFWFSFLETCKANNKEPYETLLDFLEKLPLCKNSKDCERIFSEVMGWV; via the coding sequence ATGCTGGAAAGCTTACCTGATGATATTTTAACTTTAAAGCAAAAAATCTTGGATTTAAGTGCAGAAAAGAACTCTATAGAGGAGAAATTTAAAAATTCACAAAACAAGATTTTACAGTTAGAGAATGAAATTAAGGATTACAGGCGGATTTTGTTTGGAGCAAAATCCGAAAAGATGAGTCTTTTAGAATATGAGCAGTATCTTTTGTTTAATGAAGCAGAACATGGTCTTGATGATGAATCTGAATTATTTGAAGGCCTTAAAGAATCCCATGTAAGAGAACACAGGAGAAAGGGGCGAAGAAAGATTTCAAAAGATATACCTCGAAAAGAAATTGTTCATGATGTAGAGGAAGAAGAAAAAATCTGCAATTGTGGTTGCAGGATGCATCAGCTCCCGGATGAGATTTCTGAGAATTTAGTAATGATTCCAGCAAAACTGTATGTAGAGAGGCATATATACAGAAGATACGCCTGTAAAGGTTGTGAAGGTGACGAGAGAGACGAAGCAGGGAAAATTATCCTCACAGCAAAGAGACCTGAATCGCTCTTGCCGGGAAGTATTTTATCACCCTCCTTAATGGCCTATGTTCTGGTATCAAAAGTTGTTGACCACATTCCCTTTTATAGAATGAGTAAAATATTTTATAGGTATGGTCTGGAAATTCCAAGAGCAACTATTTCAAACTGGGTAGTTGGAGTATATGAGAAATATAAAGAATTCTTCTCATTTCTCAATAAGTATCTATTGAAAGGGCCCATAATAGGGATAGATGAAACAAGTCTCCAGGTTTTCAAAGAAGCCGGGCGGAAGAATACCACAAAATCATTCATGTGGGTTCTACGCGGTGGAACCGTTTCTAAAAGAATTATTCTTTTTCAATATTCACCTACGAGAAGTGCGGAATTCTTAAAAAATGAGTTAAAAGATTATACAGGTTTCGTTCAAACAGACGGTTATGAAAGCTATGATACACATTTAGCTTCTAATGAGAATATTATTCTTTCGGAATGTATGGCACATGTAAGAAGAAAGTTTTATAAGCTATATCATTCAACAAAAGATAGGGTTGCAGCAAAAGTATTGTATCTGATAAAAAAATTGTATGAGGTTGAAAAGCAAATTAAAAAATTAGAACTTTATGAAAAAGAAGAATATCAGAAAATTGTAGAAATCCGTCAAACAAAAGCAAAACCTGTATTTTTAGAACTCGAAGCATATCTGAAAGAACAGGCAATTCGTTTACCGAAAGAATTTGGAGTTGGTAAGCCTATTCAATATGCTTTAAACAGATGGGAAAAATTACGACCTTATCTCCAACATGGAGAAATCTATATCGATAACAACTTTGTGGAAAATGCTATTCGCCCTTTTGTTGTAGGACGAAAAAACTGGATGTTCTCAGGCTCTCCTCGTGGAGCAGAAGCTACCGCTTTCTGGTTCTCTTTTTTGGAAACATGTAAAGCCAATAATAAAGAACCATATGAAACTTTACTCGATTTCCTTGAAAAATTACCACTTTGCAAAAATTCAAAAGATTGTGAAAGAATTTTCTCTGAGGTTATGGGGTGGGTATAA
- a CDS encoding DUF2141 domain-containing protein, which produces MKALIQFIILLLIISCKTVVPKKEINLDKGNLRVEIKGLRNDKGNIMFFLFSEGARTSYPQNFKRASVSYRLPANVEENIQIEIPDLAFGKYVIFLIHDESSNNDLDLTIPDKEYLYLIPKWPTEGFGFSSYNRPVLITPKFKDAMFEFNEPEQKVDLNVFYLYARYGFLFVAIPLIISSM; this is translated from the coding sequence ATGAAAGCTCTCATTCAATTCATTATCTTACTTCTTATTATCTCCTGCAAAACAGTTGTACCCAAAAAAGAAATAAATTTAGACAAAGGAAATCTCCGTGTGGAAATAAAGGGTTTGAGAAATGATAAGGGAAATATCATGTTTTTCCTATTTTCTGAAGGAGCCCGGACTTCTTATCCACAAAACTTTAAAAGGGCAAGTGTATCCTACAGGCTTCCTGCAAATGTGGAAGAAAATATACAAATTGAAATTCCAGATTTAGCTTTTGGTAAGTATGTAATATTTCTTATCCACGATGAATCATCTAATAATGACTTAGACCTTACGATTCCGGATAAGGAATACCTGTATCTGATACCTAAATGGCCAACAGAGGGCTTTGGCTTTTCATCGTATAACAGGCCGGTGTTAATAACTCCAAAGTTCAAGGATGCTATGTTTGAATTCAATGAACCGGAGCAAAAAGTAGACCTGAACGTGTTTTATCTGTATGCAAGGTATGGATTCTTATTTGTAGCTATACCGCTTATTATTTCGAGTATGTGA
- a CDS encoding linear amide C-N hydrolase, whose translation MRTKYYIITLALTFIILASELYPCSTFGFKSGDDFFMGKSYDFTFGHGLLITNKRNVMKMGLVMEKKVAKHAAEWISKYGSVTFNQFGRELPSGGMNEKGLSIELMWLIDGKYPDLESKPTVNELQWIQYNLDNYKSVQEMIDNSNKIQISRTASELHYLACDTNEHCAIFEFEAGKMIVYSKDTLPTIALTNEPYPKMLKEDINYSDKEYTSIPKGFSSEERFCRISHLIKNYKEEKDGIKYSFHTLNEVKFEPNWYHKLRNFLFKDPLLYSYWNIVYNTKKKEIHFRSKDSNKIKEVSLEAFDFSCKTPVKTLDVNYEKMGKVNSDFKNYTRKDNEKIISLSYANWGDVLPKQAQDFLIDYPEKLPCQEEKK comes from the coding sequence ATGCGAACCAAATACTATATAATCACTCTGGCCCTTACATTTATTATCCTGGCATCGGAACTTTATCCCTGCTCTACCTTCGGCTTCAAATCCGGGGATGACTTTTTTATGGGAAAAAGTTATGACTTCACTTTTGGACACGGGCTCTTAATTACAAATAAACGAAATGTAATGAAAATGGGTCTCGTAATGGAGAAAAAAGTAGCAAAACACGCGGCAGAATGGATATCCAAATATGGAAGTGTTACCTTTAACCAATTTGGAAGAGAACTCCCCTCAGGTGGCATGAACGAAAAAGGATTAAGTATAGAGCTCATGTGGCTAATCGATGGGAAATATCCGGATTTAGAATCTAAACCAACTGTAAACGAACTTCAGTGGATTCAGTATAACCTGGACAACTATAAAAGTGTACAGGAAATGATAGACAATAGTAATAAAATACAAATTTCAAGAACCGCATCCGAACTACACTATCTTGCCTGTGATACAAACGAACACTGTGCCATCTTCGAATTTGAAGCCGGAAAGATGATAGTATATTCAAAAGATACTTTACCTACTATTGCATTAACAAATGAACCCTATCCCAAAATGTTAAAGGAAGATATTAATTACTCTGATAAAGAGTATACGTCCATTCCCAAAGGATTCAGTTCAGAGGAGCGTTTTTGTAGAATATCGCATCTTATAAAAAATTATAAAGAAGAAAAAGATGGCATTAAGTATTCATTTCATACCCTAAATGAAGTGAAATTTGAACCTAACTGGTACCATAAACTGAGAAACTTCCTTTTTAAAGATCCCTTACTCTATTCTTATTGGAATATTGTTTATAACACGAAAAAAAAAGAAATCCACTTTAGAAGCAAAGACTCCAATAAAATAAAAGAAGTTTCTCTTGAAGCTTTTGATTTCTCCTGCAAAACCCCTGTAAAAACATTGGATGTGAACTATGAAAAAATGGGGAAAGTAAACTCTGATTTCAAGAACTATACAAGAAAAGATAATGAGAAAATCATTTCTTTGAGCTATGCAAACTGGGGGGATGTACTACCCAAGCAGGCACAGGATTTCCTAATCGACTACCCTGAAAAACTACCCTGTCAGGAGGAAAAGAAATGA
- a CDS encoding DUF1566 domain-containing protein, giving the protein MENSKISYRFILISLLLLLASGCNKAANSGSDNFIRFLAVSRNTNSTKLGLSISGTLTQDGRVLSNTLLTTSAGISTSTSVQGRDASQEAIRCVDYNLNSDAVTCMLIIKTGSLSGATDGCFHIYYGSDSNLQLKSIATFHSIKVGTEIKFVENTSIPSGANKLSVYSCNSEETFLASANLTDYKKTDGVITDNNGSYNVFLSSGETHTLKIKRATADLGNITVDLSSVITESELQQIKDNPTSLMVTTPTGLTLNVVINSITTVDAETTATSSTSTSDATSSPSTLTDTVTMIDLTTFITETQNDNQFSNNTNGGTQNDSYTIGGIASGIVGTGLVLQNNSGDNLTVTANGNFTFPTPVSSGSAYSVTILTQPTNPTATCTVSNGTGTATANVSNIAISCIGTYTIGGTASGIVGTGLVLQNNSGDNLTVTAGGSSFTFPTSVSSGSAYSVTILNQPTNPAATCTVSNGTGTATANVSNITISCICGTVTRNWGTFTDMCDGTIKLEVTAGTWGSVAYSAQTLYYAKCTHGQSFNPASNDCRGTGSSGDNYGATTTQYCSSYSFDCNGGSVSGILSPPFLNGSTSTAYDACNGSSLTGKTDWRVPAKDELRLLVECTTNTNVPGDGQDCGTASLGGTSPPAVNSLFSDTPNHASNYYWSVNPDPSNPPDISVVLFNTGGIVSVGSTNNNYVRCIRTGP; this is encoded by the coding sequence ATGGAAAACTCTAAGATTAGTTACAGGTTCATCCTCATCTCCTTACTGTTATTGTTGGCTTCAGGTTGCAACAAGGCTGCAAATTCCGGAAGTGATAATTTCATACGATTTCTCGCTGTTTCCAGAAATACAAATAGCACCAAGTTGGGTCTATCGATCTCCGGGACATTAACACAGGATGGTAGGGTATTAAGCAATACTCTTTTGACTACATCTGCAGGGATTTCCACCTCCACCTCTGTCCAGGGAAGAGACGCCTCACAGGAAGCCATTCGCTGTGTTGATTACAATCTCAATTCCGATGCGGTGACCTGTATGCTTATAATAAAGACTGGCAGTTTGAGCGGAGCTACAGATGGATGCTTCCATATTTATTACGGTTCGGATTCTAATCTACAGTTAAAGTCCATAGCAACCTTCCATTCTATTAAGGTAGGAACTGAGATTAAGTTTGTGGAAAATACCAGTATTCCTTCCGGGGCAAATAAGCTATCTGTATACTCCTGCAATAGCGAAGAAACATTTCTTGCATCTGCAAATCTTACAGATTATAAGAAAACAGATGGAGTTATTACAGACAATAATGGTTCTTATAATGTTTTTTTGAGTTCCGGCGAAACTCATACTTTAAAAATTAAAAGAGCGACCGCAGATCTCGGAAACATTACTGTTGACCTGAGTAGTGTTATAACAGAAAGTGAATTACAACAGATAAAGGATAACCCTACAAGCCTTATGGTTACAACTCCTACAGGTCTTACGCTCAATGTGGTGATTAACAGTATAACAACCGTTGATGCAGAAACGACAGCCACATCTTCTACGAGTACATCTGATGCGACTTCCTCTCCATCTACCTTAACAGATACTGTAACAATGATTGATTTAACAACCTTTATTACAGAAACTCAAAATGATAACCAGTTTAGCAACAATACTAACGGAGGAACTCAAAATGATAGCTATACTATCGGAGGAATTGCTTCCGGGATTGTGGGAACAGGACTTGTATTACAAAACAACTCGGGCGACAACCTTACAGTGACTGCCAATGGCAACTTTACCTTTCCAACCCCGGTAAGCAGTGGTTCTGCCTATTCCGTCACGATTCTAACCCAGCCAACCAACCCGACTGCAACCTGTACAGTCAGCAATGGAACGGGAACGGCAACTGCCAATGTCAGCAATATAGCAATTTCCTGTATTGGAACTTATACTATCGGAGGAACTGCTTCGGGGATTGTGGGAACAGGACTTGTATTACAAAACAACTCGGGAGACAACCTCACAGTGACTGCCGGTGGTAGTAGCTTTACCTTTCCAACCTCGGTAAGCAGTGGTTCAGCTTATTCGGTTACGATTCTAAACCAACCAACCAACCCGGCAGCAACCTGTACAGTCAGCAATGGAACGGGAACGGCAACTGCCAATGTCAGTAATATAACCATTTCCTGTATTTGTGGAACTGTAACCCGCAATTGGGGAACCTTCACCGACATGTGTGACGGAACTATAAAATTAGAAGTCACTGCCGGAACATGGGGATCAGTTGCCTATTCTGCCCAGACTCTATATTATGCAAAATGCACACACGGTCAGTCCTTCAACCCAGCAAGTAATGATTGCCGGGGTACAGGAAGTTCCGGAGATAATTATGGAGCGACAACAACTCAGTATTGTAGTTCGTATAGTTTTGACTGCAATGGGGGTTCTGTTTCAGGAATTTTATCCCCACCTTTTTTAAATGGTAGCACAAGTACTGCTTATGATGCCTGCAATGGTTCCAGCCTTACCGGTAAAACAGACTGGCGTGTTCCGGCAAAAGACGAATTACGGCTTCTCGTTGAATGCACTACAAACACAAATGTTCCGGGTGATGGTCAGGATTGTGGTACGGCTTCACTTGGAGGAACTTCACCTCCGGCAGTTAATAGTCTTTTTTCAGATACTCCAAATCATGCTTCGAACTACTATTGGTCAGTGAATCCAGATCCATCGAATCCACCCGATATTTCGGTTGTTCTTTTCAATACTGGTGGCATTGTTAGTGTTGGATCGACTAATAATAATTACGTTCGTTGTATTCGCACCGGGCCGTAA
- the tnpB gene encoding IS66 family insertion sequence element accessory protein TnpB encodes MIFRNPQRLKIYFYDKPVDMRKSWNGLIALVKESMCLNLFSESLFVFSGRSGKQVKILYWDGNGFCIWMKKLEQGKFLSFKKEGYALSKRELDLFLSGVDMRKKHQELHFQQ; translated from the coding sequence ATGATATTTAGAAATCCACAGAGATTAAAGATATATTTTTATGATAAGCCAGTAGACATGAGGAAGTCATGGAATGGTCTGATAGCACTTGTGAAAGAAAGCATGTGTCTCAATTTGTTTTCAGAAAGTCTATTTGTTTTTTCTGGTAGGAGTGGCAAGCAGGTAAAGATACTTTACTGGGATGGGAATGGTTTCTGTATCTGGATGAAGAAATTAGAGCAGGGAAAATTTCTATCCTTTAAAAAAGAAGGTTATGCTTTGAGCAAGAGAGAGTTGGATTTATTTCTGAGTGGTGTAGATATGAGAAAAAAACATCAGGAATTGCATTTTCAACAATAA